In Deinococcus aestuarii, a single genomic region encodes these proteins:
- a CDS encoding tannase/feruloyl esterase family alpha/beta hydrolase, protein MPFGPDGTAFQYFPGKGAVTGFITKNLNADPLAFDPSQWATRIQQVSSWTDAVSTDLSDFTDHGGKLLLTHGTIDDSITPYNTVMYWQRLVAANGQAEVDSFARFYLIPGKGHGGGIFNAKVDLLSALEAWVEQGQAPGQLVAVDGNTDAGTTATNGRTRPLCRYGSQPRYTGPANPTQAQANDAANFTCTANGAS, encoded by the coding sequence GTGCCGTTCGGGCCTGACGGCACGGCGTTCCAGTACTTCCCCGGCAAGGGCGCCGTGACGGGCTTCATCACAAAGAACCTGAACGCCGATCCCCTGGCCTTCGATCCCAGCCAGTGGGCGACGCGCATCCAGCAGGTGTCGAGCTGGACCGACGCAGTGAGCACCGACCTGAGCGACTTCACGGACCACGGCGGCAAGCTGCTGCTGACCCACGGAACCATCGACGATTCGATCACGCCGTACAACACCGTCATGTACTGGCAGAGGCTCGTGGCGGCGAACGGGCAGGCGGAGGTGGACAGCTTCGCCCGGTTCTACCTGATTCCTGGTAAGGGCCACGGCGGGGGCATCTTCAACGCCAAGGTCGACCTGCTCTCTGCGCTGGAGGCCTGGGTCGAACAGGGGCAGGCGCCGGGCCAGCTCGTCGCGGTGGACGGCAATACGGACGCGGGCACCACCGCGACGAATGGCCGCACCCGCCCGCTGTGCCGGTACGGCAGCCAACCGAGGTACACCGGCCCGGCCAACCCCACGCAGGCGCAGGCGAACGACGCGGCCAACTTCACCTGCACGGCGAACGGAGCCTCGTGA
- a CDS encoding subtype B tannase → MSRLHFCLLSSALLSSCSMITGTKTYSLNFDGQTYRSGTTTVNGKAVRYRAYENLVYVQRPEDVTTEIMNIYVPEEYFEGKAVGSYTAQTAPIFLPNQIGGYLPAQPGTVEGGGLGGMGLAAGGQAPTTANTPAATPTTAAASAPAGSSSGTTSSAPNAIQTALSRGYVVASPGARGRSSKNAAGEYVGKAPAAIVDLKAAVRYLRYNDQRIPGNAERIISNGTSAGGALSALLGATGNNADYEPYLRALGAAPARDDIFAVSDYAGITNLDHADAAYEWQFNGVNDYTKMQITVVSGQVQRTQIPGTLTTDQINVSNDLKAAFTPYLNGLALRNGDTVLNLDAAGNGSFKTYVASLVQASAQRALDAGTDLSSFTYLTMQGGRVTAVDFDAYVKAAGRQKTPPAFDGLSLENAENELFGTRTVNARHFTAYSQQHTAVTATQADAQTVGLMNPMNYIGTPGTKTAAHWRIRQGTADRDTSLAIPVILGTKLSSSGYDVDLALPWNVPHSGDYDLTELFAWMDRVVAQ, encoded by the coding sequence ATGTCTCGACTCCACTTTTGTCTGCTCAGCTCCGCGCTGCTCTCCTCCTGCTCGATGATCACGGGCACGAAGACCTACAGCCTGAACTTCGACGGCCAGACGTACCGTTCCGGCACCACGACCGTGAACGGCAAGGCGGTGCGCTACCGCGCTTACGAGAACCTCGTCTACGTGCAGCGCCCGGAGGACGTCACCACCGAGATCATGAACATTTACGTGCCCGAGGAGTATTTCGAGGGCAAAGCCGTCGGCAGCTACACGGCGCAGACGGCCCCCATCTTCCTGCCCAACCAGATCGGTGGCTACCTGCCCGCACAGCCCGGCACGGTGGAGGGCGGCGGTTTGGGCGGCATGGGCCTCGCGGCAGGGGGTCAGGCGCCCACCACGGCCAACACCCCGGCGGCCACCCCCACCACGGCAGCGGCGAGCGCCCCGGCAGGCAGCTCCTCCGGCACCACGAGCAGCGCTCCGAACGCCATCCAGACGGCGCTTTCTCGCGGGTATGTGGTGGCCTCCCCCGGCGCACGTGGTCGCAGCAGCAAGAACGCGGCGGGCGAGTACGTCGGCAAGGCCCCGGCCGCCATCGTGGACCTCAAGGCCGCCGTGCGCTACCTGCGCTACAACGACCAACGCATACCCGGGAACGCCGAGCGCATCATCTCCAACGGCACCAGCGCGGGCGGCGCGCTCTCGGCGCTGCTGGGCGCCACCGGCAACAACGCCGACTACGAACCGTACCTCAGGGCCCTGGGGGCAGCCCCGGCCCGCGACGATATCTTCGCCGTCTCCGACTACGCCGGAATCACCAACCTCGATCACGCCGACGCGGCCTACGAATGGCAGTTTAACGGGGTCAACGACTACACCAAGATGCAGATCACGGTGGTCAGCGGCCAGGTGCAGCGCACCCAGATTCCCGGGACTCTCACCACCGATCAGATCAATGTCTCTAACGATCTGAAGGCCGCGTTCACTCCCTATCTGAACGGGCTGGCCCTGAGGAACGGGGACACGGTGCTGAACCTCGACGCAGCCGGGAACGGCAGCTTCAAGACCTACGTCGCCTCGCTGGTGCAGGCCTCCGCGCAGCGCGCGCTGGACGCGGGCACCGACCTGTCCAGCTTCACGTACCTGACCATGCAGGGAGGCAGGGTCACGGCCGTGGACTTCGACGCCTATGTCAAAGCCGCCGGACGGCAGAAGACCCCACCCGCCTTCGACGGGCTGAGCCTGGAGAACGCCGAAAATGAGCTGTTCGGCACCCGGACCGTGAATGCCCGGCACTTCACGGCCTACAGCCAGCAACACACGGCGGTGACGGCCACCCAGGCGGACGCCCAGACGGTGGGGCTGATGAATCCCATGAATTATATCGGCACGCCCGGAACGAAGACGGCGGCGCACTGGCGCATCCGGCAGGGCACGGCGGACCGCGACACCTCGCTGGCGATCCCGGTGATCCTGGGGACGAAGCTTAGCAGCAGCGGGTACGACGTGGACCTGGCACTCCCCTGGAACGTGCCCCACAGCGGGGACTACGACCTGACCGAGTTGTTCGCCTGGATGGATCGGGTCGTCGCCCAGTAA
- a CDS encoding tannase/feruloyl esterase family alpha/beta hydrolase translates to MKSATITLVTTSLGLLVACSSTQPVVTQPPLAPVAQQVACSSLVGLTVPIGAVGLPTTGASVLAATDTTDTDPSGAARDYCKVTGSIWAVDPNASPINFEVNLPKSWNQRMLQYGGGGTNGTVVTGLNQFSEGPATLPTPLARGYVTLGSDSGHSSVGKPPFDTSFALNQEELMNFAQWQVKKAVDVAKFLTGEMDGQKPRYTYFAGGSQGGHEAFDAAQRYPDDYDGVIANYPAYNLQNMWQGALAQAKAIYGNQSGVPSASWSSPAKIATLVSYVQTQCDGLDGVEDGIISDVPACNAKVTIQTVKTALRCPDGADTGDTCFSDPQLTAVEKIGSPVQFSFAFAGGTTTYPR, encoded by the coding sequence ATGAAAAGCGCCACGATCACCCTGGTTACCACCTCTCTCGGCCTCCTCGTCGCCTGTAGTTCGACCCAGCCCGTCGTCACGCAGCCGCCTCTCGCCCCCGTGGCGCAGCAGGTCGCCTGCTCCAGTCTGGTAGGCCTGACGGTGCCCATCGGTGCCGTCGGGTTGCCCACCACCGGCGCCAGCGTTCTGGCGGCCACCGACACGACCGACACCGATCCCTCCGGCGCGGCGCGCGACTACTGCAAGGTCACCGGCAGCATCTGGGCGGTGGACCCGAACGCCTCGCCGATCAACTTCGAGGTCAACCTGCCGAAATCTTGGAACCAGCGCATGCTCCAGTACGGCGGCGGCGGGACCAACGGCACGGTCGTCACGGGCCTGAACCAGTTCAGCGAGGGGCCCGCCACCCTCCCCACGCCGCTGGCGCGCGGCTACGTGACGCTCGGCAGCGACTCGGGCCACTCCTCGGTGGGCAAGCCGCCCTTCGACACCAGCTTCGCCCTGAACCAGGAGGAGCTGATGAACTTCGCCCAGTGGCAGGTCAAGAAGGCCGTGGACGTGGCGAAGTTCCTGACGGGAGAGATGGACGGCCAGAAGCCGAGGTACACCTACTTCGCGGGCGGCTCGCAGGGCGGGCACGAGGCCTTTGACGCCGCGCAACGCTACCCCGACGACTACGACGGCGTGATCGCCAACTACCCGGCCTACAACCTCCAGAACATGTGGCAGGGCGCGCTGGCGCAGGCCAAGGCCATCTACGGCAACCAGTCGGGTGTGCCCAGCGCCTCGTGGAGCAGCCCGGCCAAGATCGCCACCCTCGTGAGTTACGTGCAGACCCAGTGCGACGGCCTGGACGGGGTGGAGGACGGCATCATCAGCGATGTCCCGGCCTGCAACGCCAAGGTCACCATCCAGACGGTGAAGACCGCCCTGCGCTGCCCGGACGGCGCCGATACGGGCGACACCTGCTTCTCGGACCCGCAGCTCACGGCGGTCGAGAAGATCGGCTCGCCCGTGCAGTTCTCGTTCGCCTTTGCCGGGGGCACCACCACCTATCCGAGATAG